The proteins below are encoded in one region of Belonocnema kinseyi isolate 2016_QV_RU_SX_M_011 chromosome 1, B_treatae_v1, whole genome shotgun sequence:
- the LOC117171844 gene encoding uncharacterized protein LOC117171844 encodes MNGAQIGNPSHVYVYFHLERLRPPAYTPSTTKHQPPGNSYASYSTTNRFSWHVSSKTGHPAVQKASSESTPNGQYSRTGSIFHQRSTFPSFMFAVIRSWISHQVTSIFDAAVCYGYTYGFEIQANSIRRNFLYMDANIGCTFGRSTTKVATRG; translated from the coding sequence ATGAATGGAGCGCAAATCGGGAATCCGAGTCACGTCTACGTTTACTTCCACCTGGAACGACTTCGACCACCGGCCTATACACCATCCACAACTAAACATCAACCACCAGGCAATTCGTATGCATCCTACTCCACCACGAACCGATTTTCCTGGCATGTATCATCGAAAACTGGGCATCCTGCAGTTCAAAAAGCATCTAGCGAATCTACTCCCAATGGCCAATATTCCCGGACCGGGTCAATATTTCACCAACGTTCGACGTTCCCGAGTTTTATGTTTGCCGTTATTCGTTCGTGGATTTCGCATCAAGTAACGTCAATTTTTGACGCCGCTGTCTGTTATGGATACACTTATGGGTTTGAAATTCAGGCCAATTCCATTAGGAGAAATTTCTTATACATGGACGCGAATATCGGATGTACTTTCGGAAGATCTACTACAAAAGTTGCTACTCGTGGTTGA